In the genome of Campylobacter helveticus, the window AAAGGAATAACAGGCAAAATGGCGTAAATTCTAGGAGGCTTTTTAAGCTCCTCTTCCTTACCTTTGTTTTCATTAAGTTCTTGCTCTATCTTTTCAGCGTCAAAGACAAAATGATCTTTTTTATCAAAAAATTTATTACAAAAATAAAGAGCTATACCTACTGCGATGATGATAGGTAGGGTTGTGGGTAATTGATAATGAACGAAATAAATCGCAGGGTCAATCTCAGCGACTTTTGACGCCATAATAACATTACCGCTTCCAGGTCCGTGGTCGATATATTGACAAATAGCAATGACACTTAAAGCTGAAAGTTTCGAAACGCCCGAGCGAACGAGTACGAGCGAACGAGTATAGGATACATTGTAACCATAAGCAAAAGTGCCAAACCAGCGTGAGATGGGATAAAAAGAACCAAAAATTGCACGATAAAATAGGCAACTATCAGTAAAATATAAGGTGATTTTACTGCTTTTAAAGGCTTTTCAAAAACCTTAAAAAGAGCATAAGAAGCCCCAACATGGTCCATATAAGCAGAAAAACCCGCTATACACATTAAAGTTAAGCCAAGTCCTGCTAGGGTGCTTGACATCGTTTGATTAAAAACTTGAAAGATATCAAAAAAGCCCAAATTTAAAGAACCCTTAGCCACAATATGCGGTGAAAGTCCAAAAATAGTAGCCAAAGAGAGTAATAAAAGTCCACTTAAAAGCAATGCCATATGTGCATTAATCTTTTTATAAAGCATAAAAACAAGTAAAAAAACGCTAAATAAAGAAAAAGTAATCCCTAGCATAACTTATCCTTTTTGAGCGATAATCTCTATCTCAATTTTAGCTTTTTTCGGCAAATCTTTAACTGCAAACGCACTTCTTGCTGGGTATGGTGCTTGAAAAAATTCTGCATAAATTTCATTAAAGGCTGCAAAGTCATTAATATCCGCTAAAAAACAAGTGCTTTTTAACACCTTATCATAACTAATGCCATTTTCTTCTAAAATGGCACCTATATTTTTTAAAGACTGTCTTGTCTGCTCTTTAATGTCCTCGCTTTCTATCTCTCCTGAAGTAGGGTTAATAGGAAGCTGCCCTGAAATAAATAAGAGTCCATTTGCCTCTCTATAAGCAGAATAGGGACCTATAGCCTTAGGATAATTTGACATAAACGCTCCTTTAAATACAAATTAAATAAATTATATTGTATCATTAATAATAATATTTTGTCAATACTTTTTTATTATAATAATAATTTTTTATTTTTAAGAAAATTTTTAAAGATAAAGAGTAGAATTTAGACTTTTATTAAGTAATAATAGGGGATTTTATGAGCGAAGAGCAAAAAGAGCAATTTATTAGATTAACACATTTTTTAGGAGAAGTTTTAGGAGTGCAATATGAAGTCGTCTTTCACATCATCGAAAAAGACGGAGCAAGAATAGCTGCAATAGCCAACAATCACATCAGCGGACGCACTCTAAATTCCCCACTAACAGCTTTTGCAAGTGAGCTAATCCAAAATAAAAGATATTTAGAAACGGACTTTTTGTGCGATTATAAGGCTCTTGTAGGGCAGTCAAAACTCATACGCGGTTCGACCTTTTTCATTAAGCACGGTGATGATTTGGTGGGAATTTTATGTATCAATCACGACACTAGTATTATGAGAGATATAGTGTGTAAAATTATAGATTTAGAAAAAATAGGCGATATGGGTGCATTTTTAAGTAAATGCGAATTTAATAGTCCAAGCGTAGAGACACTAAGTCCTAGCATAGAAGATATTTTAGCTCAAAGTGTCGATGCGAGTTATTTAAATTCCAAGTATCAATTAAGCATAGAACAAAAAGAAGAGCTTGTAGGAAAACTCTACGAAAAGGGTATTTTTAACATTAAAGGGGCTGTTCCTATCGTGGCGAAATTTTTAAAAATTTCGGAACCTAGTGTTTATAGATATTTAAAAAATTTGAAACAGCATTAAAATTAGCCAATAATTTTGCTTTTATTTTTCATTACGATAAAAATTTACAAAAAATTAAGTAAATAAAATTATAATGAAAAGGTTAATATTTTTAAAGGAGATTAAATGAAAAGAAGAATGATTCTTAAGGTCGGTGTCGCTTCTTTGGCGGCTTTATG includes:
- a CDS encoding RidA family protein, whose amino-acid sequence is MSNYPKAIGPYSAYREANGLLFISGQLPINPTSGEIESEDIKEQTRQSLKNIGAILEENGISYDKVLKSTCFLADINDFAAFNEIYAEFFQAPYPARSAFAVKDLPKKAKIEIEIIAQKG
- a CDS encoding helix-turn-helix transcriptional regulator, translating into MSEEQKEQFIRLTHFLGEVLGVQYEVVFHIIEKDGARIAAIANNHISGRTLNSPLTAFASELIQNKRYLETDFLCDYKALVGQSKLIRGSTFFIKHGDDLVGILCINHDTSIMRDIVCKIIDLEKIGDMGAFLSKCEFNSPSVETLSPSIEDILAQSVDASYLNSKYQLSIEQKEELVGKLYEKGIFNIKGAVPIVAKFLKISEPSVYRYLKNLKQH